CCTCCGCTGGATATGGAAAAATACCTGCAATGGGTTTTTAGTATTGCAGCTGTCCTGTTCTTTTTGCTGCTGTATAAATGGTACCTGATTATGATTGTATTGTTAAGCATGCTCTCTATATTTTATTTCCGGAAATGGTATTTACGGTTTGAACTGACTGAAGGCCAACTATAACTCTACAGCAATGGGAATCCCGCTTGTGGAACCAAACAAAAGATACTAACCGGTAAAAGTTGAAACATGATGTTTCGAATTGCAGACAGAATGTTAGGTTAACACATCATCCTGAGATTTCAGGTTATCGAAACAAAGCATTTCATCAGATATGAATGAATTACATCTGCAATTCCAAAAAACGAATGGCCTGAAATCATACCTTGCTTGCCATAGCTTATTTCGCGGCTTCCCGAATGATTTATAATTTTAGAACCTGACACACGTCGCCATACCATTTTTCTACAGGACATCATCCGCTTATTTTTCAGTACTGCTGTTCATGCAGCTGATCATGTTTACCCGAACAACCTTTGCGCAGATTCCCACCGAACAGGATTGTCTCGGCGCCATTCCGATATGCGACTTCATCTGGACGACGGGTAGTTCCACTCTGGGTAGCGGCAATTATCTGAATGAAGTAAGCCCGGGCACCTGCCTCGTTTCCGGCGAATTAAACAGCACCTGGTTTACGTTTACGGTCATCAATTCCGGTGATCTTGCTTTTGTGATCACGCCGATAGACCTTACCGCCGATTATGACTGGGCACTCTATAATCTTACGAATGCATCTTGTGAAGAAATACCTACCAACGGTTCCCTGATGGCGAGTTGCAATTCATCACAATATGGGGTAACCGGTATTTCTTCTACCGGCAGCGGCAACTGGAATGGCCCCGGACCTACACTGGCATTTAACTACCTTTTACCGGTTGCAGCCGGTGAAACCTTTGCATTAAATATTCATAACTGGAGCACTTCCAATGGCGGATATTCCATCGATTTCTCCACTTCCACCGCAACCATCTTTGATACCGTACCGCCAATACTTCAGATTGTTTCAACCATCGGATGTAATCCTACATCACTCACCTTCACCTTTTCTGAAAACGTGTTATGCAGTACGGTGCAGGCAGGAGATTTTGCACTTTCAGGACCTGGCGGACCCTTTGTTATCAGCAGCGTAACAGGTGCAGCCTGTGCAAGCGGCGGTGTGCAGGAAAAAACTTTCATCATCGACTTCTCACCGGCATTGGAGAATGGTGAAACATATACTTTCGGATTAACCGGTTTGGCCGGCTATGTAACTGATTTATGCGGAAATATTGCAGATACCTCTTCGCTCGTATTCCAGGCGCCGGGGCCGTTGATTCAAACAGACTCCATTCACCAGCCGGTCTGCAGCGCCAACAGCGGGGCTATCTATGTGTCCGGAATCTCAGGAATAAGTCCCTACAGCTATTCTTTGAATAATGGCGCCTTGCAATCCAGTGGCGCCTTTACCGGACTTTCAGCAGGCAATTATCTGATGACCGTAACGGATAGTGCAGGTTGCACGGATACATTAACAGTGAATTTATTGCCCGGCCCCGGCGGCGTTGATGCAGCCATCGTTTCTTCCACCAACCTGAAGTGCCCGAATGAATGCACCGGCAGCATCAC
The DNA window shown above is from Chitinophagales bacterium and carries:
- a CDS encoding gliding motility-associated C-terminal domain-containing protein gives rise to the protein MFTRTTFAQIPTEQDCLGAIPICDFIWTTGSSTLGSGNYLNEVSPGTCLVSGELNSTWFTFTVINSGDLAFVITPIDLTADYDWALYNLTNASCEEIPTNGSLMASCNSSQYGVTGISSTGSGNWNGPGPTLAFNYLLPVAAGETFALNIHNWSTSNGGYSIDFSTSTATIFDTVPPILQIVSTIGCNPTSLTFTFSENVLCSTVQAGDFALSGPGGPFVISSVTGAACASGGVQEKTFIIDFSPALENGETYTFGLTGLAGYVTDLCGNIADTSSLVFQAPGPLIQTDSIHQPVCSANSGAIYVSGISGISPYSYSLNNGALQSSGAFTGLSAGNYLMTVTDSAGCTDTLTVNLLPGPGGVDAAIVSSTNLKCPNECTGSITVAGNGGTMPYTYAWSNGGPASSTINNLCAGYYTATIIDAAGCYDTAGVLLQQPDTFLVTTTQLVQPSCNGYADGHITVNVSGGTPGYTFEWSPEGGTGLTTTNIAAGLYTVLVTDAKQCTYSAIVILSQPAPVTVTPPADTIVCVGTGGDLFADANGGTPPYSFIWENIYTGNPFPVAPLHDTAYSAIAIDSHGCQSEPQVFNVIVDQVPVVDLGKDSILCIGDSIVLSAAFPGASYSWQDGSTADNFTILLPGIYWVTVYNTCFDTSDTLIADYTDCSACVHYPTGFSPDGNQQNDLFRPVITCPVSEYNMKIFNRWGQLIFETSNVNDGWNGEYLQQPAEVGVYVWTVDYTGLRHATYFTEKLSGNVTLLR